A single window of Channa argus isolate prfri chromosome 12, Channa argus male v1.0, whole genome shotgun sequence DNA harbors:
- the dennd4c gene encoding DENN domain-containing protein 4C isoform X1 encodes MIEDKGHRVTDYFVVAGLTEKSTPLEQDLSETKSTGPKAPITDLAIINKSAGETVPEGFTCIDSTYSGQPANLNHGSLKSPELFLCYKRAREKPPLIDIGVLYEGKERLIQGCEVILATPYGRCANVNNSSATSQRIFITFRRAQPVQPQNSLAVTDICVIVTSKGETPPHTFCKVDKNLNCGMWGSSVFLCYKKSVSASNSISFNAGLIFRYPEEDYESFPLSESVPLFCLPMGAKIECWAPDTRDPLPIFSTFVLTSSSNEKVYGSAIQFYEPYPVDLLSEKQKIQLGLLTTVEKKVISNRPVNTNKCICLLSRWPFFESFRKFLMFLYKLSVSGPHPLPIEKHISHFMHNVSFPSPQRPRILVQLSVHDTLTLSQPVSTPLPLSGADYGTLLMNLGSENCATLLHFVLLENKILLHSLRPAVLTGVAEAVVAMIFPFQWQCPYIPLCPLSLAGVLNAPLPFIVGVDSRYFDLYDPPPDVVCVDLDTNTIYLSDEKRHGNWKNLPKKPCKSLINSLSNLYHQLATVGMRQPAQEGSAVDMTPIEADFTWHKKKKSLEMEIQEAFLRFMASILKGYRSYLTPITQAPSEKATAANSLYDLQGFLKSRDRAHQKFYSQLTKTQIFIRFIEECTFVSDKDTGLAFFDDCVEKLFPSDKITDKGTKVEGDSSEDTRLLELDESQKSEHTVFVMPPEPPAEDGTDPSPQYMYKSFPRLRIDLFDRPRELQPALCSRPAGCSLSSSPALVAKRTKQEVKLAYKMAKRFYSNPQLWARCLFSHCYSLWFICLPAAVRLAKSKSRAMQQAYNVLQNMRTTEVEVLDEVCYRVVMQLCGVWGLPVMAVRVWMEIRKAGVHPNAITYGYYNKAVLESPWPSQNRSGQFMWTKLRNVLRGVAQFKQALHHRSSKKRPTQSATAASVGGSAVSDTDRLSHGSADSTSEVNGEEHDVFVDTQSMEDTTDNHCSTGRQSDQGYGSKDELHQELAEASHTAVLSAEEKSKVKSQHKGGDIAGSVDSAVAVAEPPSPLGLPSNVPSIVKLSTGSFDGETGTGKLFRRHSKNDDDASLASGDVANQTQQQRQKTFAERSCSFTAETRAGMLLEKGVDHMASQMGADARILAAALSAGQSPPPSSGSKALFIGLEEEPEKDKGMILGKLAEEEWPGAPEGGKGEDKEGTKVKKETRERRQTETQEDESSVRGSILERADVEVGADPLSLLASESDESASVNSQEPPRSVPVVVSRNLAEEIEMYMSLRSPLGVKSSSMELEQSQGDSTDAAQPKKSMERRSSLPVPPVKTSAGSPNDTPKRSPSTPVTRSKTFAAKTKSPTKATASPGPRSSSLTALVKSSQGGSLGSVINSISGIKMDTLLSGPKMDVLKSGMKQAANVASKVWGAVASAYSYSDDEDEQAQRGGGFPVCLDENMLTAHDSDDSPERRAIPGLVSNGLNQSCTSLGSSSGSSDTGRGTHQTHPTTGRGGRGLDSEQSSSRHASTSSIFQTCALEVLMSSCSQCRYCEALVYDEEIMAGWTADDSNLNTNCPFCCMAFLPLLHVEFHDLRTVTGFYMNPSASGDSIHSSSTQVTVSSSADAKTANLITFAEEEPRENPDNRAGTYKSLVPEPVQKDPLGLLGHQAPEKQPRCGGTSLTRSNSVGGPLQSLDYSQRPGHGVSTTSLPCSLQEASDGMGTKRPNPKPVSVPYLSPLVLRKELETLLENEGDQVIYTHKFLSQHPIIFWNLVWYFRRLDLLTHLPGLILNSEHCNNGVQLPLTSLSQDSKQVYVQLLWDNINLHQEPREPLYLLWRSLLEKKGTLAPTDHQELRTLLNTIVRNIQTNDVYGPINLLIREIKRLPEGVKRQRSIYREILFLSLVALGRENIDVEAFDREYHTAYNQLSAEQLKSLENLDRPPTPSVQWCLKCFGAPFI; translated from the exons ATGATTGAGGACAAGGGTCACCGTGTGACCGACTACTTTGTGGTAGCCGGGCTGACGGAGAAGTCCACACCACTAGAGCAGGACCTATCGGAAACCAAGTCTACTGGGCCCAAAGCGCCCATCACAGACTTAGCCATCATCAACAAGTCTGCAGGAGAAACTGTCCCCGAGGGCTTCACATGTATCGACAGCACCTACAGCGGCCAGCCAGCCAACCTGAATCATGGCAGCCTTAAGAGTCCGGAGCTGTTTTTGTGCTACAAGAGGGCTCGAGAGAAGCCTCCGCTCATTGACATCGG GGTTCTCTATGAAGGCAAAGAGCGTCTGATCCAGGGCTGTGAGGTCATCCTGGCCACGCCGTACGGACGCTGCGCCAATGTTAACAACAGCTCCGCCACCTCGCAGCGCATCTTCATCACTTTTCGCCGAGCGCAACCCGTCCAGCCTCAGAATTCCCTGGCAGTGACAGACATCTGCGTCATCGTCACCAGCAAGGGCGAGACGCCACCTCACACCTTTTGCAAAGTGGACAAGAACCTCAACTGTGGCATG TGGGGCTCCAGCGTGTTCCTGTGCTATAAGAAGTCCGTATCTGCGTCCAATTCCATCAGTTTCAATGCGG GTCTGATCTTTCGTTACCCAGAAGAGGACTATGAGTCTTTTCCCCTGTCAGAATCTGTCCCTCTTTTTTGCTTGCCCATGGGCGCCAAGATCGAGTGTTGGGCACCCGACACACGTGATCCCCTGCCTATCTTCTCCACGTTTGTCTTAACCAGCTCGTCTAATGAAAAG GTGTATGGATCAGCCATCCAGTTCTACGAGCCATATCCAGTGGATCTGTTGAGTGAGAAACAGAAGATCCAGCTGGGCTTGCTCACCACCGTGGAGAAGAAGGTGATCTCCAACCGGCCTGTTAACACCAATAAGTGCATCTGTCTTCTTTCTCGCTGGCCTTTCTTTGAGTCTTTCCGCAAGTTCCTGATGTTCCTCTACAAGCTCTCTGTCTCAGGTCCCCACCCACTGCCAATTGAAAA GCACATCTCACACTTCATGCACAATGTGTCTTTCCCTTCCCCTCAAAGACCCCGAATCTTGGTCCag CTCTCAGTACATGACACCTTGACCCTCTCCCAGCCCGTGTCTACACCTTTACCTCTCAG tGGGGCGGACTACGGCACTCTGCTGATGAATCTGGGCTCAGAGAACTGCGCCACACTGCTGCACTTTGTCCTGCTGGAGAACAAGATCCTGCTGCACTCGCTTCGACCCGCTGTGCTCACTGGAGTGGCCGAGGCTGTGGTGGCT ATGATCTTCCCCTTCCAGTGGCAGTGTCCCTACATCCCCCTGTGCCCACTCTCTCTAGCAGGTGTCCTCAATGCTCCTTTACCATTCATAGTGGGGGTGGACTCTCGCTACTTTGACCTTTACGACCCGCCACCAGATGTTGTCTGCGTGGACCTGGACACCAACACTATCTACCT GTCTGACGAGAAGAGACACGGCAACTGGAAGAACCTTCCAAAGAAGCCCTGCAAAAGTCTGATTAACTCGCTGAGCAACTTGTACCACCAGCTGGCCACTG TTGGAATGCGTCAACCAGCACAGGAAGGCTCAGCGGTGGACATGACCCCCATCGAGGCAGACTTCACCTGgcacaagaagaagaagtccCTGGAGATGGAAATCCAGGAGGCCTTTCTTCGCTTCATGGCCTCCATCCTGAAGGGCTACCGCTCCTACCTCACACCCATCACTCAGGCGCCTTCTGAAAAGGCCACAGCCGCAAACTCCCTCTACGACCTGCAAG GGTTTCTCAAAAGCCGAGATCGTGCCCACCAGAAGTTCTACTCCCAACTCACCAAGACCCAGATTTTTATCCGCTTCATTGAGGAGTGCACTTTCGTCAGCGACAAAGACACCGGTTTGGCCTTTTTTGACGATTGCGTCGAGAAG CTTTTTCCCTCTGATAAAATCACCGACAAGGGCACTAAG GTTGAAGGAGATTCATCTGAGGATACCAGATTGTTGGAGCTGGACGAGTCTCAGAAGAGTGAGCACACCGTCTTTGTCATGCCCCCTGAACCCCCAGCTGAAGATGGAACTGACCCCTCTCCTCAATACAT gtATAAAAGTTTCCCAAGACTGAGGATAGATCTGTTCGATCGTCCAAGAGAGTTGCAACCTGCTCTTTGCAGCAGACCAGCCGGGTGTAGTCTGTCCAGCAGCCCTGCACTAGTGGCTAAGAGGACCAAACAG GAAGTCAAGCTGGCCTACAAGATGGCGAAGCGTTTCTACTCCAACCCACAGCTGTGGGCCCGCTGTTTGTTCAGCCACTGCTACAGCCTGTGGTTCATCTGCCTGCCAGCGGCCGTGCGCCTGGCCAAGTCCAAGAGCCGTGCCATGCAGCAGGCATACAATGTCCTCCAGAATATGAGAACCACTGAGGTGGAGGTGCTGGATGAG GTGTGTTACAGAGTGGTGATGCAGCTCTGTGGTGTGTGGGGGCTTCCTGTTATGGCTGTGCGAGTCTGGATGGAGATAAGGAAAGCTGGAGTACATCCAAATGCCATAACATATGGATACTACAACAAG GCTGTGTTAGAGAGCCCATGGCCAAGCCAAAACCGGAGCGGTCAGTTTATGTGGACCAAGCTTCGTAATGTCCTTCGAGGAGTAGCCCAGTTCAAGCAGGCTCTGCACCACAGGTCTTCCAAGAAAAGACCCACACAAAGTGCCACAG CTGCATCAGTAGGGGGGTCAGCTGTCTCCGACACTGACCGCTTGAGTCACGGAAGTGCTGACAGCACGAGTGAGGTCAACGGGGAGGAACACGATGTGTTTGTTGACACTCAAAGCATGGAAGACACAACAGACAACCACTGTAGCACAG GGAGGCAGTCTGATCAAGGCTATGGCTCAAAGGATGAGTTACACCAGGAGCTGGCAGAGGCTTCGCACACAGCTGTCCTGTCTGCTGAAGAGAAGAGCAAAGTCAAATCACAGCATAAAG GAGGTGACATTGCTGGATCAGTGGACAGTGCAGTTGCAGTAGCAGAACCCCCCAGTCCTTTAGGTTTGCCCTCAAATGTCCCAAGTATTGTGAAGCTCTCCACAGGAAGCTTCGACGGTGAAAcag GTACTGGGAAGCTGTTCAGGAGACACAGCAAAAATGACGATGATGCCTCGCTGGCTTCCGGGGATGTGGCCAACCAGACTCAACAGCAGCGGCAGAAGACCTTTGCTGAGCGCAGCTGTAGCTTTACTGCTGAAACCCGTGCTGGGATGCTCCTGGAGAAAGGGGTGGACCACATGGCCAGCCAGATGGGAGCAGATGCACGTATCCTGGCTGCAGCGCTCTCTGCTGGCCAAAGTCCACCACCTAGCAGTGGTTCCAAAGCACTTTTTATAGGTCTGGAGGAAGAACCTGAAAAAGATAAGGGAATGATACTTGGTAAGCTGGCAGAGGAAGAGTGGCCAGGAGCCCCAGAAGGAGGTAAGGGAGAAGATAAGGAGGGAACTAAGGTAAAAAAGGAGACGCGAGAGAGAAGACAAACTGAAACACAAGAGGATGAGTCTAGCGTGCGAGGATCAATCCTGGAGAGGGCTGACGTGGAGGTGGGTGCTGATCCCCTTTCTCTCTTGGCATCAGAAAGCGACGAGTCGGCCTCTGTTAACAGTCAGGAGCCACCACGCTCTGTACCCGTTGTGGTGTCACGTAACCTGGCCGAGGAGATTGAAATGTACATGAGCCTACGAAGCCCCCTAGGCGTCAAGTCTTCCAGCATGGAGCTCGAGCAGTCGCAGGGAGACTCCACCGATGCCGCACAGCCCAAAAAGTCCATGGAACGGAGGTCCAGCCTTCCTGTGCCGCCTGTCAAGACTTCAGCCGGCTCCCCGAATGACACGCCCAAAAGAAGCCCCAGCACTCCAGTTACTCGCTCTAAGACGTttgcagcaaagacaaaaagccCTACCAAAGCCACAGCTAGCCCTGGTCCTAGATCATCCTCCCTGACAGCATTGGTCAAGTCCTCACAGGGAGGGTCTCTGGGCTCAGTCATTAACTCCATTTCAGGAATCAAGATGGATACTTTGTTGTCAGGCCCGAAAATGGATGTGCTAAAGTCTGGCATGAAGCAGGCGGCAAATGTGGCCAGCAAAGTTTGGGGTGCTGTAGCATCAGCTTACTCTTACTCAGATGATGAG GATGAACAAGCTCAGCGGGGTGGTGGCTTCCCAGTTTGTCTGGATGAAAACATGCTGACTGCACATGACTCGGATGACAGCCCTGAGCGAAGGGCCATCCCAGGTTTAGTGTCCAATGGTCTGAACCAGAGCTGCACCAGTCTGGGCAGCAGCAGTGGTAGCAGTGACACGGGCCGGGGGACCCACCAGACAC ATCCAACAACAGGACGAGGGGGCAGGGGCCTGGACTCTGAGCAAAGCTCCTCACGTCATGCTTCCACCTCGAGCATCTTCCAGACCTGTGCGCTGGAG GTGCTGATGTCGAGCTGCTCCCAGTGCCGCTACTGTGAAGCTCTGGTGTATGACGAGGAGATCATGGCAGGCTGGACAGCCGACGACTCCAACCTCAACACCAACTGTCCTTTCTGCTGCATGGCCTTCCTTCCCTTATTGCACGTGGAGTTTCATGACTTGCGCACAGTCACTGG GTTCTATATGAATCCCAGTGCTTCCGGAGACAGTATCCACAGCAGCAGTACCCAGGTGACAGTCAGCAGTTCAGCTGACGCTAAGACGGCGAACCTTATCACTTTTGCTGAAGAGGAACCAAGGGAGAACCCAGATAACCGTGCTGGAACATACAAGAG TCTGGTTCCAGAGCCGGTGCAAAAGGACCCACTGGGCCTCCTAGGCCACCAAGCACCGGAGAAGCAGCCGAGATGCGGTGGGACATCGCTGACACGCAGCAACAGTGTTGGAGGTCCACTACAGAGCCTGGACTACTCCCAGAGACCTGGACATGGAGTGTCCACCACAAGCCTGCCCTGCAGCTTACAAGAGGCGTCG GATGGTATGGGGACCAAACGACCAAACCCCAAACCTGTGTCTGTTCCATACCTCAGCCCTTTGGTGCTGCGCAAGGAGCTGGAGACCCTGCTGGAGAATGAGGGGGATCAG GTCATCTACACCCACAAGTTCCTTAGCCAGCACCCCATCATCTTCTGGAACCTGGTGTGGTATTTCCGCCGCTTGGACCTGCTCACTCACCTACCCGGTCTCATTCTCAACTCTGAGCACTGCAACAACGGAGTGCAG CTGCCCCTGACATCCCTGTCCCAGGACAGCAAACAGGTTTACGTCCAGCTCCTGTGGGACAACATCAACCTACACCAGGAGCCTAGAGAACCTCTTTACCTGCTGTGGAGGTCCCTAT TGGAGAAGAAAGGGACTCTGGCGCCCACAGACCACCAGGAGCTTCGTACTCTCCTCAACACCATCGTTCGCAACATCCAGACCAATGACGTGTACGGACCAATTAACTTGTTGATTCGTGAGATCAAACGGCTCCCAGAGGGGGTCAAAAGACAGAG GAGCATTTACAGAGAAATACTGTTTCTTTCACTGGTGGCCTTGGGACGCGAAAACATCGATGTAG AGGCCTTCGACAGGGAGTACCACACAGCTTACAACCAACTCAGCGCGGAGCAGCTCAAGTCTTTGGAGAACCTCGATCGACCGCCCACTCCCAGCGTCCAGTGGTGCCTTAAATGTTTCGGAGCCCCCTTCATATAA